GCCGCGCGCGTTCCGCTCTCGGATGTCCGGGAAGGGCTCCTTGCGGGAAGCAGATTCCCGCAAGAGGCCCTTCACGGACGAGTCCGCCCGGAACGAGCGCTGCCGAGCTGGGACGGCGGCGGTGTCCGTCCGGAGGCCGATTCGGACACGGCGGCCGGAGCGTCTGGCGGGGTCTGCGAAGAGTGAAAGGATGGCTACGGAACGTGTTGCCGGGCGCGGAGTCGCCCTGCGGGGTTGCGCACGGAGGCATCCTCGATATCCTGCGGTAAGCGGGCGCTTAGCGAGCGCTGTCCAGCGTCGGACAAGGAGACGGTGTGGTGGAGTCGTTCAAGGATCGCGTTGCCCTGGTCACCGGGGCCAGCCGGGGGATCGGACTGGCGATCGCGAAGCGCCTGGTCGAGCGCGGGGCGCGGGTGTGCATCACGGCGCGCAAGCCGGAACCGCTCGCTGCCGCCGTCGACGAGCTCGGCGGGCCGGACGTGGCGATGGCGGTGGCGGGCAAGGCGGACGACGCCGGGCATCAGCAGGAGGCGGTAGCCGCCGCGGTGGAGCGGTTCGGCAGTTTGGACATGCTGGTCAACAACACCGGCATCAACCCGGTCTACGGGCCGATCCTGGACACCGACCCGGCGGCGGCGGCCAAGATCTTCGCCGTCAACGTGATCGCGCCGCTGTCCTGGATCAAGGTCGCGCGCGACGCGTGGATGGGCGAGCACGGCGGCTCGGTCGTCAACGTCGCCTCGATCGCCGGGATCCGTACCTCGCCCGGGATCGGCATGTACGGCGTGAGCAAGGCGGCGCTGATCCGGCTCACTCAGGAACTCGGCGAGGAACTCGGGCCGAAGATCCGGGTGAACGCGGTGGCGCCTGCGGTGGTCAAGACCCAGTTCGCGACCGCGCTTTACGAAGGGCGCGAAGAAGAAGTCGCGGCTGCCTATCCGATGAAACGGCTCGGTGTGCCCGACGACATCGCGGGCGCGGTGGCATTCCTGTTGTCCGGCGAAGCGGGCTGGGTGACCGGGCAGACGATGGTCCTCGACGGCGGCGTGACCCTCGGCGGCGGCCTGTGAGCGCCGGGGTCGTCGTCACCGGCGGCGGCGGCGGGATCGGTGCCGCGCTGGCCCGCCGGTTCGCGGCCGACGGCGCTCGCGTCGTCGTCGCGGACCTGGACGGCGACCGGGCGGCCGAAGTGGCCGAGGAGGTCG
This sequence is a window from Amycolatopsis benzoatilytica AK 16/65. Protein-coding genes within it:
- a CDS encoding SDR family oxidoreductase: MESFKDRVALVTGASRGIGLAIAKRLVERGARVCITARKPEPLAAAVDELGGPDVAMAVAGKADDAGHQQEAVAAAVERFGSLDMLVNNTGINPVYGPILDTDPAAAAKIFAVNVIAPLSWIKVARDAWMGEHGGSVVNVASIAGIRTSPGIGMYGVSKAALIRLTQELGEELGPKIRVNAVAPAVVKTQFATALYEGREEEVAAAYPMKRLGVPDDIAGAVAFLLSGEAGWVTGQTMVLDGGVTLGGGL